Proteins from one Dromiciops gliroides isolate mDroGli1 chromosome 6, mDroGli1.pri, whole genome shotgun sequence genomic window:
- the LOC122732743 gene encoding parafibromin-like: MADVLSVLCQYNIQKKEIVVKGDEVIFGKFSWPKNVKTNYVIWGTVKEGQPREYYTLDSILFLLNNVQLSHPVYVRRAVTENIPVVRRPDRKDLLAYLNGETSTSASIDRSAPLEIGLQRSTQVKRAADEILAGAKKPRIEDEECVRLDKERLAALLEGHKEGIVQTAKIRSLSEAMSVEKIAAIKAKIMAKKRSTIKNNLDHDITALKQRSFVDAEVDVTRDIVSRERVWRTRTTILQSTGKNIAKNILAILQSVKAREEEHAPEQRPAPNNTAPVDPTLWNEPPIPAAYNRYDQERFKGKEEMEGFKIDTMCTYHGMTLKSVTEGTSARKTQTPAAQPVPRPVSQARPPPNQKKGSQTPIIIIPATTTSLITMLNAKDLLQDLKFVPSGEKKKQGCQRENETLIQRRKDQMQPGGTAISGTVPYRVVDQPLKLMPQDWDRVVAVFVQGPAWQFKGWPWLLPDGSPVNIFAKIKAFHLKNDEVRLDPNVQKWDVTVLELSYHKRHLDRPVFLRFWQTLDRYMVKHKSHLRF; the protein is encoded by the coding sequence ATGGCGGACGTGCTGAGTGTCCTGTGCCAGTACAACATCCAGAAGAAGGAGATCGTGGTGAAGGGGGACGAGGTGATCTTCGGCAAGTTCTCCTGGCCCAAGAACGTCAAAACCAACTATGTGATTTGGGGCACTGTGAAGGAAGGCCAACCCAGAGAGTACTACACTTTGGATTCTATCTTGTTCCTGCTTAATAATGTACAACTTTCTCATCCTGTGTATGTCCGGCGTGCAGTAACTGAAAACATTCCTGTGGTTAGAAGACCTGATAGAAAAGATTTACTTGCATATCTAAATGGTGAAACGTCAACATCTGCAAGTATCGACAGAAGTGCACCCCTTGAAATAGGCCTTCAACGATCCACACAAGTAAAAAGAGCAGCAGATGAGATATTAGCAGGGGCAAAGAAACCACGCATTGAGGATGAAGAGTGTGTGCGGCTTGATAAGGAGCGATTGGCTGCTCTCTTGGAGGGTCACAAGGAAGGGATTGTACAGACAGCAAAGATTAGGTCCTTATCTGAGGCTATGTCTGTGGAAAAAATTGCAGCAATCAAAGCTAAAATTATGGCCAAGAAAAGGTCTACTATCAAGAATAATTTAGATCATGACATAACTGCACTTAAACAAAGGAGTTTTGTTGATGCTGAGGTAGATGTGACCCGAGATATTGTGAGTCGAGAGAGAGTATGGAGGACAAGAACTACTATTCTGCAAAGCACAGGAAAGAATATTGCCAAGAATATTTTGGCAATTCTTCAATCGGTAAAAGCCAGGGAGGAAGAACATGCACCTGAGCAGAGGCCTGCACCTAATAATACAGCACCTGTGGATCCCACATTGTGGAATGAGCCACCTATTCCAGCTGCCTACAACAGATATGATCAGGAAAGattcaaaggaaaagaagaaatggaaggctTCAAAATTGATACAATGTGCACCTACCATGGAATGACTCTAAAGTCTGTAACAGAGGGCACATCAGCTCGAAAGACTCAAACTCCAGCTGCACAGCCAGTACCAAGACCAGTTTCCCAAGCAAGACCTCCTCCAAACCAGAAAAAAGGATCTCAGAcacccattattattattccagcaACCACCACCTCTTTAATAACCATGCTTAATGCAAAAGACCTTCTCCAGGACCTAAAGTTTGTCCCATCAGGTGAGAAGAAAAAACAAGGCTGCCAACGAGAAAATGAAACACTCATCCAGAGAAGAAAAGATCAGATGCAGCCTGGGGGTACTGCCATAAGTGGAACAGTTCCCTATCGAGTAGTAGATCAGCCTCTCAAACTGATGCCTCAAGACTGGGATCGCGTTGTGGCAGTTTTTGTACAGGGCCCCGCATGGCAGTTCAAAGGTTGGCCATGGCTCTTACCCGATGGATCACCAGTTAACATATTTGCTAAAATTAAAGCCTTCCATCTAAAGAATGATGAAGTACGCCTAGATCCAAATGTACAGAAATGGGATGTAACAGTATTAGAATTAAGCTATCACAAACGTCATTTGGACAGACCAGTGTTTCTACGTTTTTGGCAAACGTTGGACAGGTACATGGTGAAGCATAAATCCCATTTGAGATTCTGA